One part of the Phycisphaeraceae bacterium genome encodes these proteins:
- a CDS encoding SIS domain-containing protein, which yields MRVSERAVASLQDATAVLQRLVQDDRHVAVLEQVVECVADAFRSGHKVLACGNGGSACDAMHFCEELTARFRGNRQALPAMACSDAGFITCAGNDFGYERVFERWVEAFGQKGDVLVVLTTSGTSINVLRAVKAAQKRGMRTVAMLGRDGGDLGGVCDHEWIVPGETSDRIQELHMLLLHIVVECIEVKMGLA from the coding sequence ATGCGTGTGTCAGAGCGAGCCGTCGCTTCGCTCCAGGATGCGACCGCGGTGCTCCAGCGACTCGTGCAGGACGACCGCCATGTTGCGGTGCTGGAGCAGGTCGTGGAATGTGTTGCCGACGCATTCAGGAGTGGACACAAGGTGCTGGCGTGTGGGAACGGCGGGTCCGCGTGCGATGCCATGCACTTCTGCGAGGAACTGACAGCGAGGTTTCGCGGCAATCGGCAGGCTCTCCCCGCGATGGCGTGCTCCGATGCTGGATTCATTACCTGTGCGGGCAACGACTTCGGATACGAGCGAGTCTTTGAGCGATGGGTCGAGGCGTTCGGGCAGAAGGGCGACGTGCTCGTCGTGCTGACGACCAGCGGTACATCCATCAACGTGCTCCGCGCGGTCAAGGCGGCGCAGAAACGCGGCATGCGCACTGTTGCGATGCTCGGACGCGATGGCGGCGATCTGGGTGGCGTGTGCGATCATGAGTGGATTGTGCCCGGCGAGACATCGGATCGCATCCAAGAACTCCACATGCTGCTCCTTCACATTGTCGTTGAATGCATTGAAGTGAAGATGGGTTTGGCATGA
- a CDS encoding MFS transporter, which produces MSQKRSFNPFAGLPNKREVFAWGMYDLANQSFTLLINTLLFSIYVKKVIVHDEKAGDRWWAIMTATSLFIVVLLSPVLGALADARRWRKEMLIATGLICSLLTTGLALTGADTLILALLLYIPANICFELGENFLASFLPDVSTPRNIGKISALGWTMGYSGAILLMVCLAVGTFAFGLTDAMDWRPFFVFAGLWFFAAMLPAMFILREQPREVERGHNVLAQAFGRLAHTVRDASRFKHLVRFLIAFFVYGFGVQTMIKFSAIIATDFGVQEKALVFFALQISVTAGLTTFIVSKFQDRVGARAIVIAFLGVWIGVALALLWMTTLTNRPQWLFWIVGNGIGIGLGGIGTSSRSMVGVFTPKNRAAEFFGLWGMSYKLAGAIGVLSFGLVKAWLGNTNAMILLTTFFAVGLVLMLPVSEKQGMIAKHRAERIR; this is translated from the coding sequence ATGTCGCAGAAGCGATCGTTCAACCCGTTTGCAGGACTCCCGAACAAGCGCGAGGTCTTCGCGTGGGGCATGTACGATCTGGCGAACCAATCGTTCACGCTGCTGATCAACACGCTGCTGTTCTCAATTTATGTGAAGAAGGTCATTGTCCACGACGAAAAGGCCGGCGATCGATGGTGGGCGATCATGACCGCGACGAGCCTGTTCATCGTTGTGCTGCTGTCGCCGGTGCTTGGCGCTCTCGCGGATGCCCGCCGATGGCGCAAGGAGATGCTCATTGCGACGGGGCTGATCTGCTCGCTGCTGACAACAGGCCTTGCGCTGACTGGAGCCGACACACTCATCCTTGCGTTGCTGTTGTATATTCCAGCAAATATCTGCTTCGAACTCGGCGAGAACTTTCTCGCATCGTTCCTTCCCGATGTCTCGACCCCACGCAACATCGGGAAGATCAGCGCACTCGGATGGACGATGGGATACTCCGGCGCGATCCTGCTGATGGTGTGTCTGGCTGTCGGCACGTTCGCGTTCGGTCTCACCGATGCAATGGACTGGCGACCGTTCTTTGTCTTCGCAGGGTTGTGGTTCTTCGCAGCGATGCTTCCGGCGATGTTCATCCTGCGTGAGCAGCCACGCGAGGTGGAGCGCGGGCACAACGTTCTGGCGCAGGCGTTCGGGCGTCTGGCACACACCGTTCGTGATGCCAGCAGGTTCAAGCACCTTGTCCGATTCCTCATCGCGTTCTTCGTGTACGGGTTCGGCGTGCAGACGATGATAAAGTTTTCAGCGATCATCGCGACCGACTTCGGCGTGCAGGAAAAGGCGCTCGTCTTCTTTGCGCTGCAGATCTCGGTTACAGCTGGACTGACCACGTTCATCGTCAGCAAGTTTCAGGATCGCGTCGGCGCTCGCGCGATTGTCATTGCGTTCCTCGGTGTGTGGATCGGCGTTGCGCTTGCGCTCCTCTGGATGACCACACTGACCAACCGACCGCAATGGCTGTTCTGGATTGTCGGCAACGGAATCGGAATCGGGCTGGGCGGGATCGGCACGTCCAGCCGGTCCATGGTCGGTGTGTTCACGCCGAAGAATCGCGCGGCCGAGTTCTTCGGCCTGTGGGGCATGTCGTACAAACTGGCGGGCGCAATCGGCGTGCTGAGCTTCGGGCTTGTCAAAGCCTGGCTCGGCAACACCAACGCGATGATCCTGCTAACCACGTTCTTTGCAGTCGGGCTCGTTCTCATGCTTCCGGTGAGCGAGAAACAGGGCATGATTGCCAAACATCGCGCCGAACGCATTAGATGA
- a CDS encoding 50S ribosome-binding GTPase, with translation MLDLSLSLGAHNLRNSADTRTCLWTKLLIEKQICLQTGIDRPRVIALFGPTNAGKSTIVNLLLGQPLAPMSATARHTQHPTLFAANVHALASNELVHLSSGHSIITEVPTSLSDEALSRGEYQRTLRVVDVAPAHTKLADTVILDTPDFSTEAADAYLAEVFHASACADLLVCVVTPESYADAFGLDLLRTFAQSGKHMIVVGNKVPQQAGATDDMRALLQREIGMQHHHFVALPIAHGRDGQERVESLLASSACEDLVNALHASLPTSQSRFRQLRLHIDWVRSHLAEALAPVQAQIDTASRSKQAVSSLADASASHFAETYLTRDRYPEFDLAIVRVLRLLEVPVLGPALRLSNRIVRVPIKAVGKALGFAQTSKRSIADDERDAIVRCALRSVDHMNARLREQYTANSSFATTAATLDEAWIRTRIESCLDTHHADVTHRIEARAQSLYEALKAKPKVLAALRASNALAGLGSAAAVVISHGLNWHDAVLAPVAVGVQQELLRHGLGVFVDQQRAKLKLEHQQLVASLVETSIVNELLAAIREPANQQDIDHTYATIDVLHARIHSEQGGAA, from the coding sequence GTGCTTGACCTCTCTCTTTCGCTTGGAGCACACAACCTGAGGAATAGTGCTGACACCCGAACGTGCCTCTGGACAAAGTTACTCATTGAAAAACAAATCTGTCTACAGACAGGCATTGATCGGCCTCGTGTCATCGCACTCTTCGGTCCGACCAACGCGGGCAAGTCGACAATCGTCAATCTCCTGCTCGGGCAGCCACTCGCACCGATGAGTGCAACAGCCCGGCACACACAGCATCCGACATTGTTTGCTGCGAACGTGCATGCGCTCGCTTCAAACGAGTTGGTTCATCTCTCGTCGGGTCACAGCATCATCACCGAAGTCCCCACGTCACTCTCAGACGAGGCGCTTTCGCGGGGAGAGTACCAACGAACCTTGCGGGTTGTTGATGTCGCACCAGCACATACAAAGCTCGCTGACACAGTGATTCTCGACACACCAGACTTTTCGACAGAAGCTGCCGACGCGTATCTGGCGGAGGTATTTCACGCGAGTGCGTGCGCCGATCTGCTGGTATGTGTCGTAACACCCGAGTCGTATGCTGACGCGTTCGGACTTGATCTGCTTCGCACGTTTGCGCAGTCCGGCAAACACATGATTGTCGTTGGGAACAAGGTACCTCAACAGGCCGGTGCAACGGACGACATGCGCGCCCTGTTGCAACGTGAAATCGGTATGCAGCATCACCATTTCGTAGCGTTACCTATCGCACACGGACGGGACGGACAGGAACGGGTGGAATCACTGCTCGCATCATCGGCGTGCGAAGATCTTGTGAACGCTCTACATGCATCACTTCCAACATCTCAAAGCCGGTTCAGGCAACTGCGATTACACATCGACTGGGTGCGATCACATCTTGCTGAGGCGCTCGCACCGGTCCAGGCGCAGATCGACACCGCGTCCCGATCGAAGCAGGCAGTGTCATCGCTTGCTGACGCATCGGCATCCCACTTTGCTGAGACATATCTCACACGTGACCGGTATCCGGAGTTTGATCTTGCGATCGTGCGTGTGCTCCGATTGCTCGAAGTGCCCGTGCTTGGGCCTGCGCTCCGACTTTCGAACCGGATTGTGCGGGTTCCAATCAAGGCTGTCGGCAAAGCGCTCGGATTCGCGCAGACGAGCAAGCGATCGATCGCTGACGACGAGCGCGATGCCATTGTCCGGTGTGCGTTGCGATCGGTCGATCACATGAACGCGCGACTCCGTGAGCAGTATACAGCCAACTCATCATTTGCGACAACAGCTGCCACACTTGACGAGGCATGGATCCGGACACGTATCGAGTCTTGTTTGGATACTCACCACGCTGACGTGACACATCGCATCGAAGCGCGTGCACAATCCCTGTATGAAGCGCTCAAAGCAAAGCCGAAAGTGCTCGCAGCATTGCGGGCATCAAACGCCCTCGCGGGGCTCGGCTCAGCAGCAGCTGTGGTGATATCTCATGGGCTCAACTGGCACGATGCTGTGCTTGCACCGGTTGCGGTGGGCGTCCAACAGGAACTGCTGCGCCACGGGCTCGGCGTGTTTGTTGATCAGCAGCGTGCAAAGCTCAAACTGGAGCACCAACAACTGGTTGCATCACTGGTAGAAACATCCATCGTGAACGAACTGCTCGCAGCTATCCGAGAACCGGCGAATCAGCAGGACATCGACCATACGTACGCAACGATCGACGTGCTCCATGCTCGTATCCATTCTGAACAAGGCGGTGCAGCATGA
- a CDS encoding 50S ribosome-binding GTPase: MSNNAAPNTETRSLAPWQQRAASSIHAIADAANQSTIVRPTHVQQQLLDDAIERARGTLLGSPEPVLLVAIVGPSGAGKSSLINALAGDTIAKASPIRPTTRELTVYHHESVVQGSLPADLIDRAHFVKHTREELRNKVLIDTPDIDTFVKSNRELTQDVLKAVGLTLCVVSPERYLEERLWSVLNTEIVQDAVVFVINKRDLCTDDELAQIQRDIAHHLAQIDLHDIPMLSAISASESDIAQDTSAVSNMLTNTLSASDAAVLARQSRVRAVESVTLAVQQITENVNQLSQLHQSIGDATSITTDSLLDRCSPAIEETARAMRPDLVAANHAHFWGPMRAWFGMWDGLTIGLPRMLARVGPALSTATQCRLTSTNDVAPVASSVPLVLRRDDIADTLEHMTSQTDQMLAQTTPQLTPLSKVVHIDSDAANTIIAETASHSVSSNGSVWKRSIGWVLSFISMIGTIGLLGLAVYYLGKEVWQGTFGGINMLAHMLLFWFALHVVVHLLTSLLMPTSWKRLAYSMKQRFSASIRQRIETHWHTYEQTAKNENAHLQQYVADLQSAVRSAGIETHSQQH; the protein is encoded by the coding sequence ATGAGCAACAATGCAGCACCAAACACTGAGACCCGCTCGCTTGCCCCGTGGCAGCAGCGTGCAGCATCGTCGATTCATGCGATTGCTGACGCAGCAAATCAGAGCACCATCGTCCGTCCGACACACGTCCAGCAGCAGTTGCTTGACGATGCGATCGAACGCGCACGCGGCACGCTGCTTGGCTCACCCGAGCCTGTGCTACTGGTTGCGATTGTCGGGCCGAGCGGCGCTGGCAAGAGCTCGCTCATCAACGCCCTCGCGGGCGACACGATTGCAAAGGCAAGCCCCATTCGACCCACCACGCGCGAGCTGACCGTCTATCACCACGAGTCTGTCGTGCAGGGATCGCTGCCCGCGGACCTGATCGATCGCGCACACTTTGTGAAACATACCCGCGAGGAACTCCGCAATAAGGTGCTCATTGACACGCCTGATATTGATACATTTGTCAAATCAAACCGTGAGCTGACGCAGGATGTGCTCAAAGCAGTTGGATTAACCTTGTGCGTCGTGAGTCCTGAACGATACCTCGAAGAGCGCCTGTGGTCCGTTCTAAACACAGAAATCGTGCAGGACGCGGTTGTCTTTGTCATCAACAAGCGAGATCTCTGCACCGATGACGAGCTTGCACAGATTCAGCGTGACATCGCGCATCATCTCGCACAGATCGATCTGCACGATATCCCGATGTTGTCTGCGATCTCTGCTTCAGAGAGCGATATCGCACAGGATACAAGTGCTGTTTCCAACATGCTGACAAACACGTTGTCTGCGTCAGACGCTGCAGTGCTTGCACGCCAGTCGCGCGTCCGCGCGGTCGAGAGTGTAACACTTGCAGTCCAGCAGATCACCGAGAATGTGAACCAGTTATCACAACTGCATCAGTCGATTGGTGATGCGACCAGTATAACAACAGATAGCTTGCTTGATCGGTGCTCGCCAGCAATCGAGGAAACCGCTCGCGCCATGCGCCCGGACCTTGTCGCTGCGAATCACGCACACTTCTGGGGACCGATGCGCGCATGGTTCGGCATGTGGGACGGTTTGACCATCGGCCTTCCACGGATGCTTGCTCGCGTCGGGCCTGCGCTCTCAACCGCAACACAGTGCAGGTTGACCAGCACAAACGATGTTGCACCGGTTGCATCCAGCGTTCCTCTGGTGCTGCGACGAGACGACATCGCTGACACGCTTGAGCACATGACATCGCAGACCGATCAGATGCTGGCGCAGACAACACCACAACTCACGCCGTTGTCTAAAGTAGTGCATATAGATAGCGATGCTGCGAACACCATAATCGCAGAAACAGCATCGCATTCCGTATCATCAAACGGAAGCGTGTGGAAACGCTCGATCGGCTGGGTGCTCAGCTTCATCTCGATGATTGGCACAATCGGGCTGCTCGGGCTCGCGGTGTACTACCTTGGGAAGGAAGTCTGGCAGGGCACGTTCGGCGGCATCAACATGCTCGCGCACATGCTGCTGTTCTGGTTCGCGCTGCACGTTGTCGTTCATCTTCTCACCTCTCTTCTCATGCCAACGAGCTGGAAGCGACTCGCATACTCGATGAAGCAGCGATTCAGTGCATCTATCAGGCAACGCATTGAAACGCACTGGCATACATACGAACAGACAGCAAAGAACGAGAATGCACATCTCCAGCAGTATGTTGCAGACCTCCAATCTGCTGTCCGATCTGCGGGTATCGAGACGCATTCTCAACAACATTGA
- a CDS encoding class I SAM-dependent methyltransferase has protein sequence MSKEFWNERYAEDELTYGDAPNAFLASMRSVFPSSGTALDIAAGQGRNAVFLASLGLDVLAVDQSEVGMRVARQLAEQRGLSLHTQTVDLAEYHPAECSFDAITSIFAHLPEALRTSVLQSIRSWLRPGGVFVLEAYAPDQIERDTGGPKDPSMLASVESIINELEGLTIEHSASLVRNVIEGKHHSGDASVVQLVARKPLN, from the coding sequence ATGTCGAAAGAGTTCTGGAACGAGCGGTACGCTGAAGATGAGTTGACATACGGAGACGCACCGAACGCGTTTCTTGCGTCGATGCGGTCTGTGTTTCCTTCATCGGGCACAGCTCTCGATATCGCAGCTGGTCAGGGACGCAACGCGGTCTTTCTCGCATCACTCGGACTCGATGTGCTCGCGGTCGATCAGAGCGAGGTCGGTATGCGCGTAGCACGACAACTCGCAGAGCAACGAGGCTTATCTCTGCACACACAGACAGTTGACCTTGCAGAGTACCATCCTGCGGAATGCTCGTTCGATGCCATCACATCGATCTTTGCCCATCTCCCCGAAGCGCTGCGCACCTCGGTCCTGCAAAGCATCAGGTCATGGCTTCGACCGGGCGGTGTGTTCGTGCTTGAGGCGTACGCGCCGGACCAGATCGAGCGCGACACGGGCGGCCCCAAGGATCCCTCGATGCTCGCATCAGTTGAGTCCATCATCAATGAACTTGAAGGGCTTACCATTGAGCACAGCGCGTCGCTGGTGCGTAATGTCATCGAGGGCAAGCACCATTCGGGCGATGCCTCAGTTGTGCAGCTTGTTGCACGAAAGCCACTGAACTGA
- the nbaC gene encoding 3-hydroxyanthranilate 3,4-dioxygenase: MAPTTTTYPKLNFAKWIEDNKHDLKPPVSNKQLFTESEDVIVFVSGGPNTRNDYHVNPTEELFYQVKGDIAVRVRPLDGSDPYDVVVKEGEMFLLPRWVPHRPQRPADTVGLIVEFPRGFDADGKPQKDGLRWYCPECDHLVHEARWELKKIDEDLGVIMEDFWGGPEDRRTCKNCNHVIQRAGEFTLS, from the coding sequence ATGGCCCCCACCACAACGACATATCCGAAGCTGAACTTTGCCAAGTGGATCGAGGACAACAAGCACGATCTCAAGCCGCCGGTCTCGAACAAGCAGCTCTTCACAGAGTCTGAAGACGTGATCGTGTTCGTCTCGGGCGGCCCAAACACGCGCAACGACTATCACGTGAACCCAACCGAAGAACTCTTCTATCAGGTCAAAGGTGACATCGCTGTGCGCGTTCGCCCGCTTGACGGATCCGATCCCTACGACGTTGTCGTGAAAGAGGGCGAGATGTTTCTGCTCCCGCGCTGGGTGCCGCATCGTCCGCAGCGCCCCGCTGACACTGTCGGCCTGATTGTCGAGTTCCCGCGCGGATTCGATGCCGATGGCAAGCCGCAGAAGGACGGCTTGCGCTGGTACTGCCCCGAGTGTGATCATCTCGTCCACGAAGCACGATGGGAACTGAAGAAGATCGACGAGGATCTTGGTGTGATCATGGAGGACTTCTGGGGCGGCCCTGAAGACCGTCGCACGTGCAAGAACTGCAATCACGTTATCCAGCGCGCCGGCGAGTTCACACTTTCCTGA
- a CDS encoding cobalamin B12-binding domain-containing protein, whose protein sequence is MAHTLNAATTEFEKKDRCANLDHRPRVLLGKMGLDGHDRGVKVIARALRDSGIHVIYSGLWQTPQSLAISARDEDCDVIAASMMSNSHLVLGPRLIDNLKKLGRPDIPVYMGGILPQDDLQALKDIGIAKCFSTGVGLEEIVNAVCNAVQPWSQVASSGGVTAQLARDISLAHDQREVRIDAPRRRPKRVIGVTGSPGAGKSTLVAQLAGEFSRLASKNTNLGRCAVVAFDPKSPITSGALLGDRLRVDFNSLGEKVYYRSLAIRGEDYHALDQIVELIGGAHSGEDAFDTVFVETVGAGQNETRIRDYVDTTMVVLTPGMGDAVQMDKAGILEIADLFVCNKADHPGQNDLARDLKEISGNRPIFETVATHAKGVPELLAALINT, encoded by the coding sequence ATGGCTCACACGCTCAACGCCGCCACCACCGAGTTTGAGAAGAAGGACCGGTGCGCGAACCTCGACCATCGCCCGCGCGTGCTGCTCGGCAAGATGGGACTCGACGGACACGATCGTGGGGTGAAGGTCATCGCTCGTGCACTGCGCGATTCCGGCATCCACGTGATCTACTCCGGGTTGTGGCAGACGCCGCAGAGCCTTGCCATCTCAGCCCGCGACGAGGACTGTGATGTCATCGCAGCGAGCATGATGAGCAACTCGCATCTCGTGCTCGGTCCGCGCCTTATTGACAACCTGAAGAAGCTCGGCAGACCCGACATCCCCGTGTACATGGGCGGTATTCTCCCGCAGGACGATCTGCAGGCATTAAAAGACATCGGCATCGCAAAGTGCTTCTCGACCGGTGTTGGACTCGAAGAGATTGTCAACGCGGTGTGCAACGCGGTGCAGCCGTGGTCGCAGGTTGCTTCCTCGGGCGGTGTCACAGCACAGCTTGCGCGCGACATCTCGCTCGCGCACGATCAACGCGAAGTCAGGATTGACGCGCCACGACGCAGGCCGAAGCGCGTGATCGGTGTCACAGGCTCACCTGGCGCTGGTAAGAGCACGCTCGTCGCGCAGCTCGCAGGAGAGTTCTCCCGTCTTGCATCAAAGAATACCAACCTCGGCAGATGCGCGGTTGTGGCATTCGACCCAAAGAGCCCGATCACCAGCGGCGCATTGCTCGGTGATCGATTGCGCGTCGACTTCAACTCGCTCGGCGAGAAGGTGTATTACCGCAGTCTCGCGATCCGCGGCGAAGACTATCACGCACTCGATCAGATCGTGGAACTCATCGGCGGCGCACATTCTGGAGAGGATGCGTTCGACACTGTCTTTGTCGAGACAGTGGGCGCGGGCCAGAACGAAACACGCATTCGCGACTACGTCGATACGACAATGGTCGTGCTCACACCGGGCATGGGCGATGCGGTGCAGATGGACAAGGCGGGTATTCTGGAGATTGCGGATCTCTTCGTGTGCAACAAGGCAGACCATCCGGGCCAGAACGATCTCGCGAGAGATCTCAAGGAAATCTCGGGCAACCGCCCGATCTTTGAGACAGTCGCAACCCATGCCAAGGGCGTGCCGGAACTGCTTGCTGCACTGATCAACACGTAA
- the folK gene encoding 2-amino-4-hydroxy-6-hydroxymethyldihydropteridine diphosphokinase translates to MTESPPVDAYIALGSNVSWHDRSCEQVVCDALLRLDQHESIDVVSRSRLYRTPAVTESGISNEHPYVNAAAHLRVSCAARGLLDTLLEVEREFGRDREREQRWGDRTLDLDLLIYGDSSIDEPGLTVPHPRLAERAFVLEPLIEIASEQQMLPDGKTVSEGLAARVRMELHQDMTI, encoded by the coding sequence ATGACTGAATCTCCGCCAGTTGACGCCTATATCGCGCTCGGATCGAATGTGTCGTGGCATGATCGATCGTGCGAGCAGGTGGTGTGTGATGCGCTGCTGCGGCTTGACCAGCACGAATCGATTGATGTTGTTTCCAGAAGCAGGCTGTACCGCACACCTGCTGTGACGGAATCTGGCATCTCCAACGAACATCCGTATGTGAATGCGGCCGCCCATCTTCGTGTCTCGTGCGCAGCCCGTGGGCTGCTCGATACGCTGCTCGAAGTTGAGCGTGAGTTTGGCAGAGACCGTGAGCGCGAGCAGCGGTGGGGTGATCGGACGCTCGATCTGGACCTGCTGATCTATGGTGATTCCAGTATCGATGAGCCCGGGCTGACCGTCCCCCATCCGAGGCTCGCTGAGAGGGCCTTTGTGCTGGAGCCGCTCATTGAGATCGCATCGGAACAGCAGATGCTTCCTGATGGAAAGACTGTCAGCGAAGGTCTTGCAGCACGCGTACGTATGGAACTGCATCAGGATATGACGATCTAA
- a CDS encoding enoyl-CoA hydratase/isomerase family protein: protein MPVEPFALHTDKECPFAGIVTLTLEQPGKPVVVLDHDLIRRIEATIKQVPTDARGFVLASAAPRAFIAGADLNAIQQMNDEQLHAYLQYASRVFGMISQLPCPTVAAINGAVLGGGMEIAMHCDALVAAPPPERDSAPGKPYPVGLPESGLSICPGWGGTNLLPARMDPASAIELTASGKPLNFATACEAGVFDAVASDATTLLMTAKQWIIDNPKAPARDGTPSRWIGRSQYRAKTLTALDAVRASLPDTGSAKAVADAVDVGIAQGWEAALKCEQDHLVRLRSSPEGKAAIEAFFARSKA, encoded by the coding sequence ATGCCAGTCGAACCGTTTGCACTCCACACCGACAAAGAATGTCCGTTTGCGGGCATCGTGACACTAACACTCGAGCAGCCGGGAAAGCCGGTCGTCGTGCTCGACCACGATCTGATCAGACGGATCGAAGCGACCATCAAACAGGTGCCAACTGATGCTCGCGGGTTCGTGCTGGCATCCGCTGCTCCGCGAGCATTCATCGCAGGTGCCGATCTGAACGCGATCCAGCAGATGAACGACGAGCAACTCCATGCGTACCTGCAGTACGCGTCGCGCGTCTTCGGAATGATCTCGCAACTCCCATGCCCAACGGTCGCTGCAATCAACGGCGCGGTGCTTGGTGGCGGTATGGAAATCGCGATGCACTGCGATGCGCTGGTTGCTGCTCCACCACCGGAGCGCGACAGCGCACCAGGAAAGCCCTACCCGGTCGGTCTGCCCGAATCAGGACTATCAATCTGCCCCGGCTGGGGCGGAACCAATCTGCTCCCTGCGCGAATGGACCCAGCGTCCGCCATCGAGTTGACTGCATCGGGCAAGCCGTTGAACTTTGCCACTGCGTGCGAGGCTGGAGTCTTTGACGCGGTCGCGTCCGACGCAACCACGCTGCTGATGACCGCTAAGCAGTGGATCATCGACAATCCGAAGGCACCTGCGCGTGACGGCACACCTTCACGCTGGATCGGCAGATCGCAGTACCGCGCAAAGACATTGACCGCTCTTGATGCTGTTCGTGCGTCACTCCCGGACACCGGAAGTGCCAAGGCTGTGGCGGACGCTGTCGATGTCGGGATCGCGCAGGGCTGGGAAGCTGCACTCAAGTGCGAGCAGGACCATCTCGTCAGACTGCGCAGCTCACCCGAGGGCAAGGCTGCTATCGAAGCGTTCTTCGCACGGTCAAAGGCATAA
- a CDS encoding acyloxyacyl hydrolase: MNPHLPPRDLLLCTNARSLAGALLCVVGCASGMAFGQSDTPSTTASQSLSQEMQENTLDARLAAARAATPHAWGSEGSEWWTFTAGGAADFADSHDLKLGAGYTTFVVDDVEFTVEAGLWYFDQPGDDAVGASGSMIFRWHFINEQSWSLFADAGIGMMVASDNVPDGGTGFDVLPRFGLGATMQLDDAGTRAQVGFHWHHISNARIHGEDRNPSRDGLMLYAGIIVPF, translated from the coding sequence ATGAATCCACACCTGCCTCCTCGTGATCTGCTCCTCTGCACAAACGCAAGAAGCTTAGCTGGTGCTTTGCTTTGTGTGGTTGGATGTGCTTCTGGTATGGCGTTCGGTCAATCAGACACCCCATCGACGACGGCATCCCAATCACTGTCGCAGGAAATGCAGGAGAACACACTGGATGCGCGGCTTGCAGCAGCTCGCGCGGCGACTCCGCACGCGTGGGGTTCAGAAGGCAGCGAGTGGTGGACTTTTACTGCAGGTGGCGCTGCTGACTTTGCTGACTCCCACGACCTCAAACTTGGCGCAGGATACACCACCTTTGTTGTGGACGATGTTGAGTTCACTGTTGAGGCTGGGCTCTGGTACTTTGATCAACCGGGTGACGATGCGGTTGGTGCCTCCGGCTCCATGATCTTTCGCTGGCACTTTATCAACGAGCAGTCATGGTCACTCTTTGCTGATGCGGGCATCGGCATGATGGTGGCGTCGGACAATGTGCCCGATGGTGGAACTGGATTCGATGTGCTGCCAAGATTCGGTCTTGGCGCAACTATGCAGCTTGATGATGCTGGCACTCGTGCGCAAGTAGGTTTCCACTGGCACCATATTTCCAATGCGCGAATACATGGAGAAGATCGCAACCCGTCGCGCGATGGATTGATGCTGTATGCGGGCATCATAGTGCCATTTTGA